The Silene latifolia isolate original U9 population chromosome Y, ASM4854445v1, whole genome shotgun sequence sequence gctaagcctatgaatccttgcatttttacccatcacttatcttttcaatgagatttgtaagacataaactaactcgattctcattagaccatgcatatagttgaataggaaggactaagtcgacttgtaggtgttgtacaatctaatcgattcggctccgagacccaaaccttcttagggattgtaagatatacaccaactcgatcccatcacaacaataaatgcttgctatataattgagaacatgtttgtatgatcaactcccatgaatctcatatgcccccatgacatcctagtatcctttattatttgtctacatctttattgtttgttttacttcattgcttgcattagtctagactcaccaactacaaacctaaatcaattgtgacactagcataagttgagatagatagacttagaacccaaagcacactgtcccatggatcgacctcgacttaaccactaactagttgtttgttgagaattataaatgtgtttgattgagagccccaacgacccTCTCATCAATATTGCCACATACATAAATCATCAAACATAAATCATAATATTGATTAGGCACTAAGACTACTTTAACCCTATTTGGTAGAAatataccaaaacagtttggcgcccaccgtggggcatagtggtcaTCTCCATTAATCAATATACTAAGGACTGCAGTATGGCAGGGCACTCGGAAGCAAATCCAGGAAGAACAAACGGCGCACCTACAACACGAGCACCACCTCAGTCCACAGCAACAACACCCGCCACACCGACGCAGCCACCGAACGCTGTACCTATACAGGGAATGGTTTCAGTACTAGTTATTAAGCAAAGCCATAGTTCCCAGGCAGTGGCCAATCAGCCGCACACAGGAAAGGCGCATGCCAGGGATCCAGGTATCAGTCAGGGTAAGCAGAAGCTGGGACAACCAGAGAAAAGAGCGCAACCTCGGCATCATGATCAAGCACAACCCAGACATTAAGATCTGGCTCCACCAAGTCCTACTAGTATTATGATAAGCGGACTCGACACCCTTGCAAGAACCATCAGGACAATGCAAAGCGAGAATAGATACATGAGGTCTTAGGTGGAAGCAGATAACAACCTCCTCTGAGCCTAGAAGGCAGGCTCGCTTGCTACCCCAGGATATGGTAACACGGTTGGATAGGGACACCACACCGCAGTAGGGAAGAGGCCTGATTCCAACAGGATTGGGGGCACTAACACCAGATGACGAGCTAATCCGCCAAGAACCAACGCCCATATCAGGTACTCTGCCTTTGGATAATCTCTTACACTCTGGCAATCTCTCTAGTGCAGGTGATAGGGCACCGCATCACTCAGAAGGTCGGTTGGGATCTGCAACCCCATCAGCTGTGAAGCCAGTCTTGCGTAGGCCAGAATATGCATGGGTAAGCAACTCAGGAGTGGAAACACCACCATTACTTGAGTCACCGACGGTTGGACATCAGCACCTGATGGAAACCCAGTGTCCACAATCACTGGTGCACAGACAGCCAGCAGGAAGGGAAGTCTATATAGAGTAGTAGTACCAGGAGTTGCCCAGCCTTCTCAGGAGAGTCCCAGGAATGCCACCACCTATGGAGATGGCAACACCAGATAGCTACGCTGATTCACCCTTTACTGATGTCATAGCTACTATGGCTTTGCCAAAGGGATTCAGCATCCCAACAATGAATCTTTTCGATGGGACCGCGGATCTGTGTGATCACATCAGCGAGTACAAGCAAAAGATGATGGTGACTACAGCAACGGGGGCCTCTAAAGAATCatgtatgtgtaaaggatttgggTCAACCTTGTCTGGAGCAGCACTACAATGGTTTGTTAGCCTCCCTAACAAGTCTATATCCTCATTTGTCGACTTGGTCAATGCCTTGAATCAGCAGTTCACAAGCAGTCGAAGAACTCCAAAGCAACCTAGCGATCTTTATAAGATCGTACAGGAAATTGGGGAGTCAATCAAAGATTATGTCACGAGGTTCAACACATAAAAGGTGGCGATACAAAGGCTGCGACACGTCAACAACAATTAACGCCTAAAGACAAGGCTTGGACAAGGATTCAGATTTATACAAGAAGTTGACTATGCATCCCTGTGAAAGATTCGAGGAAGTTCAACAACGCGCAACAGCAGCACTGAGGCTTGAGGAAGATATACTATCCAGGAAAGGAACACTAGCCTTCGATAGAAGGAGCAGGAAAATTCTCACAGAGAAAAAAGAGGAGAAAACTAAGCCATACAACAGGCCCAACATCAGTAAAGTGGCAGAAAAATCGCAGCAAGGAGATGATTCAAAATACCCACCTAGGTTAGCTGAATATGGGTTCAATACGGGTATTGAAGGCCTGTTGAAGGCATTGAGGGAATTAGGCGATAAAGTGAGGTGGCCTAAACCACCAACAGAGGATAGGCTCAATGACGATAGGGACCCCAGCAAGTGGTGCGAGTATCACCGAGACATAGGGCACAAGATAGAGGATTGTTTCAGGCTTCGAAAAGTGATACGGTTCCAGGTACGGAAGGGGAGTTTGCACCACCTATTATCACGTAGGGGCAAGCAGGATAAGAGAGAAAGAGCATACCAGGTACTCCCTTATGCTTCACCTATTTGCACCAAGATCATCAACGTGATAATAGGTGGATCCGAGTTTTCAAGGTTAACTTACTCTGCGGCCAAGATGAGCTATAGAGGGCAAGGGAGACCACCCAGAAACGTCATGCCAGGTAAGCCAAGGTGATCTCTCTACTGTCACATTCGACGAGACTGATGCGGAAAACGAAGCAGAGCAGCACCATGACGCCCTCGCCATAACGCTATCTATTGGGAACTGCACCGTAAAAAAGGTATTGGTGGACACTGGAAGCTTCGTGAACCTCATCATGTTTGAAACCCTCAAAATAATGGGCTTCAATAAGGAAAATTTGGTAAAGAAATCTGTGCCACTGGTGGGATTCAGCGGTGAGACAGCGCATTTACTAGGCGAGATAACTATTCTAACTTATATAAAGGGATTCCACAAGTTAGTGAGGTACTTACTTATCGAGAGCCCAGCCACCTATAACGTCATCCTGGGAAGACCGTGGCTGCATCAAATGAGAGCTATCACTTCAACTTAACATCAATGTCTCAAGTTTCCAACTCCGTGGGGGGTAGTCAAAGTGAAGGGAGATCGTGAGGAATCAATAATCTGTTACAAGCAGGCCCTAAAAGCCATCACCAAGCTCCCCTCATAGAAATTACAGAACCAGTGCACCTCGGAGGAATACAAAGAGCCACCCTTAGAGGAACTAGATCAGGTTCACTTGGACGAGGCACACCCGGACAGAGCAGTACTAGTTAGAGCAACCTGTACTGAAAAACTTCGTAACCAGCTAATTCAGTTTCTTAAAGATAACATGGACTGCGTTCCCTGGTCCCACAATGATATGGTCGGCATAAATCCATCCATCATCACGCATAAGTTAAGTGTGAACCCAGGCTGCACCCCGATGCAACAGAGAAGAAGGAAGTTCGCGGTAGAGCGAAATGAGGTcatctgtaatacccgtccttttagggacccattgaccgacgttgactgaccttagacacctgtcttaaccttcggaaaccttacgagagatgacttgtgacgatgtgagtctttgtgagcttgttactcgatctagctgaggctactcgatcgagtagcttgggagctcgatcgagtagaggtcactcgatcgagtaagttgattactcgatcaagtaacgggtttgcagcggggaattataaatcataaatcgtgaaaccccaaatcatttccctaccttattcctaaacctaaatgtcgtcacCTCTCTTatccttcaccatggttcacctCCTTGATGCCTTTATGAGTGAGTACACCTTAGGGGATGGgatacttgagtcgggtagcggtcttgacgccggattgctttgtataggtatgtcgtcatcattaTCGTCATCATAGTTTTCAGTTAGGTTTATAGTGGTAGGAATAGATGGTTATAATGGTTGTATAAGTGGTTTTCATGGCTGAGTGGCATCTTGTGATCGGGTGCGGGATTGCTGcagttgctaaaggtaggttcgcctactgaGTACTCTTGATTGTCTAGAGAGTTTATTGCGGTTGTTTGGCTAGTTTAGTGTCtttgttggttggttggttgtgGTTGATTAATTAATATTGTGTTGGGATTgtagttggtgattgttgtttgtgCAGCTGGTTAcaattgtttgtctgtggttctcaaggtgcgtccttggctgagtagagtcacttgcggtagTGGCTTTACGCcgttgattcgccttctgtgttacttgccacagaagggatgtgcacattaaggaacatgggtttatcgctcgtatagatgagcggggcttaggtgggaacggctgcggtcccccactggcaggactggaccttcgggcagtcagagatgtgtggttggttggaggaggtgtaGTGTGTGTGTTGTTATAGTTGTGTTGTGCCTGCTTTTGTATACGTGTTATCTCAGTCACTGACCTTGTCTGATGTTGTTGTGTTGTAtatttgtgttgtgtctgccgtgatccactatggtgagcagtcagtcttagaaggttgatgtatggatcttagctgggtgcttggagggatgaGTTTACCACAAGTCATGGCAGATATAGCTTCACATGGTTGATCGTagtcttgagttgtaccttttatatCGTCAGTTGTTTATAATTCacttataatataatataatcgttcttttatcaacatttgattattactgtcctcgggcaaccgagatggtaacgcccttatctactagggaaggtcttgttaagactCCTTGGTAGATGGAGGTGTTACATCACGGACAAGGAGGTAGACATCCTTCTGGCAGCAGGAAAGATTAGGGAAGTCAGCTATCCTGACTGACTCTCTAACGTGGTAGTAGTACccaaaaaagaatggaaaatgaaGGATCTGTGTAGATTTCACGGACCTAAATAAAGCCTGCCCTAGAGATCCTTTTCCACTTCCGTATATTGATGCAATGGGGGACGCCATAGCTGGGCACGAAATACTCACTTTCCTAAACGCCTGGAGTGGTtacaaccagatcaagatgcacccGCAAGATCAAGAGAAGATGGCGTTCATGTCAAAGCGAGGTATATACTGCTACAATGTAATGCCCTTTGGTCTGAAAAACGTTGGCTCCACCTACCAACGGCTAGTAAACAAGATGTTCAAACAACAAATAGGGAAAACCATGGAGGTATATATAGATGATATGGTGGTTAATTCACAAGAAGCTGGCATGCACATGGAACATCTGTCAGATACCTTCAAGACCTTaagggaatacaagatgaaacttaatcCATCCAAGTGTTCATTTGGGGTGTCCTCCGGTAAATTTCTAGGGAACATAGTAACGAGCAGAGGAATTGAAGCCAGTGTGGAGCAGATTAAGGCAGTACTCCAGTTGGAGTCGCCGCAGAGGCCAAAAAACGTGCAACGGCTAGCGGGAAAAGTGTTTGCGTTAAGCAGATTTATCTCACGGGCTTCAGATAGGTGCAAGTTGTTTTATGATATAATAagaaagagccagaagtttgaatggacagTGGAGCATGATAGATAATTCAAAGAACTCAAGTGCTACCTAAGCACACCACCACTGCTGGCCAAGCCGAAGCAGCGGGAACCACTGTTCCTGTATCTGTCGGTTACAGAAGCAATAGCAAGCGCTGTCCTGGTCAAGGAACAAGTGGGGATGCAGCATCCAGTATATCACGTCAGTAAGTCTCTGCTTCCTATAGATACCAGGTACACGTCCTTCGAAAAATTAGTTCTAACTTTGGTCACTGCTTCGTATAAACTACGTCCGTATTTCGAGTCTCCTACTTTTCACGTAGTAACTAATTATCCATTAAAAATGATCATGAGAAAACCTGAATTGTCTGGAAGAATGACCAAGTGGTCAGTACACCTGAGTGgttacaatttaaaattttagCCCAAGACGGCAATCAAGTCCCATGCGTTTGCATATTTTGTGTCAGATTTCTGTCCTGCTACCCAAGCGGAGGTAGAATAAGGGATGCTAACATTATGCGGAGACCAGGAAAGTGGAACTTGGATCTTATACATTGATGGGGCCTCAAATGCTCGGGGAGTTGCTGTGGGTCTGGTCCTCCGATCCCCAAAAGGAGATATGATGGTACAAGCAGTGAAGTGTGAGTTCAAGGCCACTAACAACAAAGCAGAATACGAGGCACTCATACTCGGGATGCAAATGGCGCGAGTACTTAAGGTTAAGAACCAGAGAGTATATAGTGACTCATTGCTTGTGGTGAACCATGTGAACAATGAATACGTGGTGCGTGACTTTAAAATGATAGCTTACCTAAAGGTGGCCACAGAGCAGAAACTGAAATTCCGGTCTTTCAAGATCACTCCGATCCCAAGGGATccgaacgtggaagcagacgccctagccACGCTGGGAGCCACTTTCAAGCCCGCAGAACTATCTATTATACCAATTACCCATGTGTTAACTCCTGCTATACAGCAGGAGATGGAGCAGAATCAGCAAGATGGAGCAGCTCACGTGTAACACGTGAACGGAGCTGGAATCCTGGTATCAAATGAAAACCAACAGATCGATCCAGATTGGCGAAAACCTTATGTGGAATGGCTGAAAGATGGGAAACTTCCAGAAGATAGGAAAGAAGCATAGAGTTTCAGGATCAAGGCTTCCAGATTTTTGTTAATAGATAATGTACTCTTTAGGAGATTTTTGGCAGGACCTTACCTCAGGTGCCTGAGCAAGAAAGAAGCCAGCACGGTGCTGCAGGATATACACAGCGGTGAGTGTGGGAATCACGCTAGGCGAAGAAGTCTATCCAACAAAGCCTTAAGATAGGGATATTTCTTGCATACCATGAGGGCAGATGCCGTGAACCACGCCAAACGCTGTGACTCATGTCAGAAGGCACCTCCAGCAATACATCAGCCAGCAGAACCGCTGCATCCGATCATCTCCCCATGGCCATTCATTATGTGGGGGATGGACATAGTAAGGAAACTACCCAGGGCACCAGGAAACAGAGTATACATGCTTACCATGACAGATTATTTCTCAAAATGGATCGAAGCTGAAGCAATGACAGAAGTAAAAAAGGCTCAAGTGATCTCTTTTATAAAGCGTAACATCATCAGCAGATTTAGGATACCATCTGAAATCATATGCGACAATGGGTCCCAGTTCATATCTGATAACACTTAAGGGTTTTGTTCACGATGGAACATAACATTAAGAAAGTATGCTCCTCGGTACCCACAGACAAACGGGCAAGCAGAGTCCAGCAATAATAGAGAACCTCAGAAAACGGCTGGAGGAACTTGGGGGTAAGTGGGCAGACGAGTTACCACTAGTACactggtcagacagaacgacgccAAACACGGCAACAAGACAAACGCCGTTCAGCCTAGTATTCGGTGCAGAAGCCGTAATTCAATCAGAAGTTCTGGTACCAACGCACATGTATGGGTGCTAGACAGCAGAGCAGAATCAGATCGAAATGACCAGGAAGTTGGACACAATTGACAAACTAAGAGAAAGTGGTTACAAACGCATGGCATCATACAAGCAGTCTATAGCCAGAACGTATAACAAGAATGTCAACATAAGGACCCTCGCAGTAGGGGACCTGGTACTCAGAAGGGTGTTTGAAAATACCAAGAATCACAAGGCAGGAAAGTTTGCTTACAACTGGGAAGGACCGTATCAGGTCGAAAGCATTGTTGGGAATGAGCcatacaggttgatgaccatgcaAGGTCAGATCCTGCACAAACCCTGGAACATTCGCCATCTAAAACagtactttgtctgacaaagtgcTGAAACTTTAGTGTGcaaaggacctttcaacagtccatgaagcaaaaaaaaaaaatcaaaatcaaaaacagaaaaaaaaaaaaaaaaaaaaaaggggggtgGGGGTAATATATACTTATTAAGTTTTGGTTAATTCTcttatttgttttcatttttaactatttttgttttttgttttaaaaaaaaaattgagtcaCTTTAAAAAACGAGTAGTGCAAGGtgtggcttcctggatccagtCGTTGCCttggaacaccatgagatagcaccaggtaatTTGTGCTACTTAGAAATTTTATGCTTCTAGGAAGAAAGGCTTGGAGTGCTAACATCAGTTGTTTGTCAAGCATAGTAAACTTTGAGGGTCCAATCCCTGCCATGTGGGGTAACAAGACGTTGCGAAGTCAAACATATGGAGGGCGTACGTTTTGGAGATGGCAGGGCACGGCGATACAAAGACCACCTGCATCTCAGCGTTAATCCTAGATAAAAGCGTAGCTACGTTGTGGGTACTAGAATCCCGGGGCCATATACATAATTGCATGCACTCAATACAAATGCTGGAACCACAGGGGACGCAACATCCCCTGTTGACCGGAAAAGGACAATGAGAGGTATGCTTTAACTAGCCATCCTATTGATAAAGTATTTTATGTCAGGGGTAAAATATTTTATCAAACACCTGCAAGCAGGGGCAGAGACTGTATGCCTGGAACCAGGGCAGTCACCTGAAAAATCATAAGTGGGAACTAAACCCAAGACTAAGAGGACATACCACAGATCAGCGCAAAGTATAGCAAAAGAGGCCTGTGAGCCAGGCCTAGGGCATTTAAAAATAAAGGCACCTACTACCCAGAGCAGGCGCCAAGAGTTTCAGCCTGCACACCGGCACGCGCaagcaaacataaaaaaaaaaaatgagtttcaaaagtattgatacgtgcattttgtatagtcctTTTCGGCCTCTTATGCAATTATTTCCATCTCATTCTAATAGTTTTGTATTGCCAAATTCCCCGAATAGGTTACTTTGATTTGGTTTGTCTTAATTACAGGAATAGACccgaaagtagtagaatcgtactTGTTTCCAGTCCTTTAGCATGCATTTAGGGATATGGAAGGTTTTGAGCAGATATGTTATGCCTCGGGAAGCATTAAGGAGTCTCGGAAGCTGACCAAGTAAAGAACACGAGCAATTTCAGtagctgggcactcgatcgaaggcttctttgtttgatcgagtggttttggtggtcacaagtgctcgatcgagtccttgctgaaCTCGATCGAAATAGGCTGATTTGAAGGTCCTCGATCGAAGGCTGtttctgttcgatcgaaggaCTTGGCTGAAGATTTGCTTGATCAAGTGGAatggaactcctcgatcgagaggtttgctgtTTTACACGGGATTTCTATTTCGTTTAAATTAATTAGTATCTTAGTTTAGTTAATAAAAATCTAccctatataaggtgaagacgtcattaggttattAAAGACACCTTTTTACATTCTATTATTCTCTTAATTGCTCTCTTAAGCGGACTTTAATTTCTTCCCTTTCGTTCATTGGTTGCTCTCTGTTCTTGTGTCAGATTCTAAATACTTTGTAATCTTTCTATTCTCTTAATTCtatttaattctcttttgcatTCTCTTAATCTCTATTCTTAATTTCTGTTTTAATTATCGTTGTTATTAGGTTTATGTTATTTCTCCTTTATCATCCTTATATTATGTTTATTGCTATTTCATTCATTGTTGTTGCTTGCTTCAtcaataatatgagtagctaagtccctttatgttaggattaggggagccatggtggTGAGTAAATGAAGTTATGAATAGATTAGATGGTTGAATTGTGAGAACTATTTTATgataatataattgtaatcgtttagttgagtgcacgcttctaaaccagtTAATTcagttaaattcagacctagatcgaaagattggaatgaacagacctgttatgaacagcaTACTACACTaacgaggatgaaagttaagttagtagtattttagggcggatagcggaccaaaatgacctttcccttacccttctcacattagaccgtctgagctatttatgactgaattgattaattgctatcGTGAACCGACTTCCTAACATTCTTCTCTTAATTTGATCACAGCTTATTTCTCTTTACTATTTTAAttgctcttttctctcttttaatctcatttagttAATTAGAAACAAATTCAAAACACCCAGTTTGTTACCTGACGGACTTAGActagcagatagatataatagctCCCTGtgaatacgatacccgacttacctctgctatagttattagttgagccagttggtttacttttgatagggttgcgacagccgtgtcaaattttggcgccattgccggggaggcaattagcctatttatctgtttattttcgtctatcttagtctcaagggattttcAATTCCGGgctgttcttattatttttctttcttagttttgtgtatgcctaggtctaacaggtcagaattagaaccagctgatcctgaaccggagcggacttttcgctatagacagaacttgttgagaaagaatcgtcaaaaggaagcc is a genomic window containing:
- the LOC141630082 gene encoding uncharacterized protein LOC141630082; the protein is MLTLCGDQESGTWILYIDGASNARGVAVGLVLRSPKGDMMVQAVKCEFKATNNKAEYEALILGMQMARVLKVKNQRVYSDSLLVVNHVNNEYVVRDFKMIAYLKVATEQKLKFRSFKITPIPRDPNVEADALATLGATFKPAELSIIPITHVLTPAIQQEMEQNQQDGAAHV
- the LOC141630083 gene encoding uncharacterized protein LOC141630083 — protein: MRADAVNHAKRCDSCQKAPPAIHQPAEPLHPIISPWPFIMWGMDIVRKLPRAPGNRVYMLTMTDYFSKWIEAEAMTEVKKAQVISFIKRNIISRFRIPSEIICDNGSQFISDNT